The following are encoded in a window of Pagrus major chromosome 14, Pma_NU_1.0 genomic DNA:
- the gpr19 gene encoding probable G-protein coupled receptor 19 has protein sequence MVYAQSSNTVGVNPSLYSPSFMYQMSFNYSERVNSTVLATSPTTPPCSLEGSSSDQPNRTSISYELTSGEVAVLGLVFGVLWLVSILGNALVCLVIHRSRRTQSTTNYFVVSMACADLLMSLGCAPFILLQVASGRWPLSAAACKAVRYLQHLCPGVQVYVLLSISVDRFYTIVYPLSFKVSREKAKKMILASWLFDAAFVSPCLFFYGSTSTGSSHCDFFLSDTWGSIAYAAVHLLFGFLVPVVVIMSFYQRVVRYIWRIGADGHTVRRTMNIVPRTKVKTIKMFLMLNSVFFLTWTPFFIAQLWHPRESDGPSRQGLLFFTAIAWISFSSTASKPTLYSVYNANFRRGMRETFCMSSMKCYRSNAYTITASSRMAKKNYVGVVDIPVQAKTVTKDSVYDTFDREAKEKKVAWPTNANPPNTFV, from the coding sequence ATGGTGTATGCCCAGTCATCAAACACAGTTGGTGTCAATCCCTCCCTTTACTCTCCATCTTTCATGTATCAGATGTCATTTAACTACTCTGAGAGGGTAAACTCGACTGTCCTGGCAACCTCCCCTACAACCCCCCCCTGCAGCCTCGAGGGCTCGTCCTCCGACCAGCCCAACAGGACCTCCATCTCCTATGAGCTGACTTCAGGCGAGGTCGCTGTCCTGGGTTTGGTGTTTGGGGTTCTCTGGCTGGTCTCCATCCTGGGAAATGCCCTCGTCTGCCTGGTCATCCACCGGAGCCGACGGACTCAGTCCACCACCAACTACTTTGTGGTGTCTATGGCCTGTGCAGACCTGCTCATGAGCCTGGGTTGCGCCCCCTTCATCCTATTGCAGGTTGCATCAGGACGATGGCCGCTGAGCGCCGCTGCCTGCAAAGCTGTTCGCTACCTGCAGCACCTCTGCCCAGGTGTGCAGGTCTACGTCCTGCTTTCCATCTCTGTAGACCGCTTCTACACTATCGTCTACCCCCTCAGCTTCAAGGTGTCCAGAGAGAAAGCGAAGAAGATGATCCTGGCGTCGTGGCTGTTTGATGCCGCCTTCGTGTCACCCTGCCTCTTCTTCTATGGTTCCACCTCTACAGGCAGCAGCCATTGTGACTTTTTCCTCTCAGACACCTGGGGCAGTATAGCCTATGCTGCCGTCCACCTCCTGTTTGGTTTTTTGGTCCCAGTGGTGGTGATCATGTCGTTCTACCAGCGGGTGGTACGTTACATCTGGAGGATCGGTGCTGATGGCCACACGGTGCGCCGGACAATGAACATCGTCCCACGGACTAAAGTCAAGACCATCAAGATGTTCCTCATGCTCAATTCAGTTTTCTTCCTCACCTGGACACCCTTCTTCATCGCCCAGCTGTGGCACCCCAGGGAGTCTGATGGACCCAGCAGGCAGGGGCTGCTGTTCTTTACAGCCATCGCATGGATCTCCTTCAGCTCCACAGCGTCCAAGCCAACCCTGTACTCCGTCTACAATGCAAACTTCAGAAGGGGCATGAGGGAGACATTCTGCATGTCATCCATGAAATGCTACCGCAGTAATGCGTACACCATCACTGCGAGCTCTCGGATGGCCAAAAAGAACTATGTTGGGGTGGTGGACATCCCCGTGCAAGCAAAGACGGTCACCAAGGACTCGGTGTATGATACATTTGACCGCGAGGCAAAGGAAAAGAAGGTGGCCTGGCCCACTAATGCCAACCCTCCGAACACGTTTGTCTGA